The following proteins are encoded in a genomic region of Spirosoma sp. SC4-14:
- a CDS encoding PVC-type heme-binding CxxCH protein yields MTKSRIIGIVGLLSTVGLALIAFSAFHSGQPQSLSVSKGAHIVLIGNNLGSRMLFYDNFETEMQVRYPESMLYIRNMCDPGDTPGFRPRSSRNLPWAFPGAEKFKEGTEYANNSHSEGHFDTPDQWLTRLKADVIVAFFGYNESFQGKAGLDNYKAELDAFVKWTLNQKYNGSTAPQLVLVSPIAFEDLSDKYDLPNGKKENGNLALYTKAMQEVAQKNNVRFVDAFTPSQQWYAASTEPLTIDGSQLNEEGYKRLGILLADQVFGKASPKADANRKLVHDAVMEKNWMWHNDFKIPNGVHVYGRRYNPFGPDNYPAEIEKIREMTAIRDTAVWLAASKGEKMDLAAADKNTKKLPPVKTNFNPEKNGSLTYLYGEEALSKLKVPPGYKIELFASEQEFPDLAKPMQMSFDNKGRLWIATMPSYPHYKPGDSKPNDKIIILEDTNNDGKADKQTVFADGLHLPLGFEIAPEGVYVSQGPNLKFLTDTDGDGKADKVEILLSGFDDHDTHHNSHAFTVDPSGAIYSGEGVFLHTNVETSYGPVRATNGGFYRYAPQLHKLERTAQLSIPNPWGIAFDDWGQPFFAETSSPDVRWMMPGSVLPRYGEFTHKSVQLVEEAHRVRPTSGLEFVSSRHFPDNIQGDFLINNTIGFLGTKEHTLVDDGTGYKSHHRADLIVSEDRNFRPVDMEFAPDGSLYVIDWHNILIGHMQHNARDPLRDHSHGRVYRVTYPSRPLVKPAKIDGASIDELLDNLKLPEYRTRYRTRRELRGRDAAQVLAKLNTWVAKLDKNDPRYEHHLLEGLWVSWGLDKVDQKLLRQVLKAKDYHARAAAVQVVRYTGHQVPDQADLLMQAARDENSRVRLAAIVAASWIGPEKGLPILAEAAKKPLDEWMIHAHTAAVAHLKDENVKEEKEDATKSTLKGAELALYNKGKEIYAREGYCATCHQPDGKGLSASGFPPLTGTNWVLGNEDRLIKIALKGLLGPIEVHNQKYPGQVPMTPFGGLLKDDEIAAVLTYVRNSFGNNAPAIRPEKVKAVRTATAGKKDFYSPDQLLKQHPMEK; encoded by the coding sequence ATGACTAAATCCAGAATCATCGGCATCGTTGGGCTGCTCAGCACAGTTGGCTTAGCCCTGATCGCTTTTAGTGCTTTCCATTCCGGCCAGCCCCAATCGCTTTCGGTCAGTAAGGGAGCCCATATTGTACTGATTGGCAACAACCTGGGTTCTCGTATGTTGTTCTACGACAACTTCGAAACCGAAATGCAGGTACGTTATCCGGAATCCATGCTGTATATCCGCAACATGTGCGATCCGGGCGACACGCCTGGTTTCCGTCCGCGTTCCAGCCGCAATCTGCCGTGGGCTTTTCCGGGTGCGGAGAAGTTTAAGGAAGGGACCGAATATGCCAACAATTCACACAGCGAAGGGCATTTCGATACACCCGATCAATGGTTAACCCGTCTGAAAGCAGACGTGATTGTCGCCTTCTTCGGTTATAACGAATCATTTCAGGGGAAAGCCGGGCTCGATAACTACAAAGCCGAACTGGATGCGTTCGTAAAATGGACGCTCAATCAGAAATACAACGGATCAACAGCCCCCCAACTGGTGCTGGTTTCGCCCATTGCCTTCGAAGACTTGTCGGACAAATATGACCTACCGAACGGCAAAAAAGAAAATGGTAACCTGGCCCTGTATACTAAAGCCATGCAGGAGGTTGCCCAGAAAAACAACGTTCGTTTTGTTGATGCATTTACGCCTTCTCAGCAATGGTATGCCGCCAGCACCGAACCGCTCACCATCGACGGCTCCCAACTTAACGAGGAAGGGTATAAGCGACTGGGTATTTTGCTGGCCGATCAGGTATTTGGCAAAGCATCGCCCAAAGCCGATGCGAACCGCAAGCTGGTTCACGATGCCGTGATGGAAAAAAACTGGATGTGGCATAACGACTTCAAAATTCCAAATGGCGTTCATGTCTACGGTCGTCGGTACAATCCGTTTGGCCCCGACAACTACCCGGCCGAAATTGAGAAAATTCGCGAAATGACCGCCATTCGGGACACGGCCGTTTGGCTGGCAGCCTCGAAGGGTGAGAAAATGGATCTGGCGGCCGCCGATAAGAATACCAAAAAATTACCGCCCGTTAAAACCAATTTCAACCCGGAAAAGAATGGGAGTCTTACTTATCTCTACGGCGAAGAAGCGCTCAGCAAACTGAAAGTACCACCGGGCTATAAAATCGAACTGTTTGCGTCGGAGCAGGAGTTTCCCGATCTGGCCAAACCCATGCAGATGTCGTTCGATAACAAAGGGCGGCTGTGGATTGCTACGATGCCCAGTTATCCGCATTACAAACCGGGCGATTCGAAACCCAACGATAAAATCATTATTCTGGAAGATACCAACAACGATGGCAAAGCCGACAAACAAACCGTCTTTGCCGATGGCCTTCACCTGCCCCTTGGGTTCGAAATTGCCCCGGAAGGCGTTTATGTATCACAGGGGCCTAACCTGAAATTTCTGACCGATACCGATGGCGATGGTAAAGCCGACAAAGTAGAAATTCTGCTGAGTGGATTCGATGACCACGATACGCATCACAACAGCCACGCCTTCACGGTCGATCCATCGGGTGCCATCTATTCGGGCGAAGGGGTCTTTCTGCATACCAATGTCGAAACGTCGTATGGGCCTGTTCGTGCTACCAACGGCGGATTTTATCGGTATGCCCCTCAATTGCACAAGCTTGAGCGGACGGCCCAGCTATCGATTCCCAACCCCTGGGGTATTGCATTCGACGATTGGGGTCAGCCTTTTTTTGCCGAAACATCCAGTCCCGACGTTCGCTGGATGATGCCGGGATCGGTGTTGCCGCGCTATGGCGAGTTCACTCATAAATCGGTTCAACTGGTTGAAGAGGCTCACCGGGTTCGGCCAACATCTGGTCTCGAATTTGTATCGAGCCGACATTTCCCCGACAACATTCAGGGTGATTTTCTGATCAATAATACAATTGGTTTTCTGGGCACCAAAGAACACACACTCGTCGACGATGGTACGGGCTACAAAAGCCATCATCGGGCCGATCTGATTGTGAGCGAAGATCGAAACTTCCGCCCTGTCGATATGGAATTTGCCCCCGACGGTTCGCTCTATGTGATCGACTGGCACAACATCCTGATCGGGCACATGCAGCACAACGCCCGCGATCCGCTGCGCGACCATTCGCACGGGCGGGTGTATCGGGTTACGTATCCGTCGAGGCCACTAGTTAAACCAGCAAAAATCGACGGAGCCAGTATCGACGAATTATTGGACAACCTGAAACTTCCTGAATATCGAACACGATACCGCACTCGCCGTGAACTACGGGGTCGCGATGCGGCCCAGGTACTGGCCAAACTGAATACCTGGGTTGCCAAACTCGACAAAAATGACCCGCGCTATGAACACCATTTGCTGGAAGGGTTGTGGGTAAGCTGGGGGCTGGATAAGGTCGATCAGAAGTTGCTGCGTCAGGTACTTAAGGCAAAAGATTATCATGCCCGCGCTGCTGCGGTTCAGGTGGTGCGGTATACGGGCCATCAGGTTCCCGACCAGGCCGACCTGCTGATGCAGGCCGCTCGCGATGAAAACAGTCGTGTTCGACTGGCGGCTATTGTTGCCGCTTCCTGGATAGGTCCGGAAAAAGGGTTGCCCATTCTGGCAGAAGCCGCGAAAAAACCGCTGGACGAATGGATGATCCATGCTCATACAGCCGCCGTTGCTCACCTGAAAGATGAGAATGTAAAAGAAGAGAAAGAAGATGCCACCAAATCGACACTGAAAGGTGCCGAACTGGCTTTGTATAATAAAGGGAAAGAGATTTATGCTCGTGAAGGTTATTGCGCAACCTGCCATCAGCCCGACGGAAAAGGGCTATCGGCTTCTGGGTTTCCGCCCCTGACTGGTACCAACTGGGTGCTGGGTAACGAAGACCGTCTGATTAAAATTGCGCTGAAAGGCCTGCTGGGCCCTATTGAAGTACATAATCAGAAATATCCCGGACAAGTGCCCATGACCCCCTTTGGTGGCTTGCTGAAAGATGATGAAATAGCGGCCGTACTGACTTACGTACGCAACTCATTTGGCAACAACGCTCCAGCCATCAGGCCCGAAAAAGTAAAAGCTGTTCGAACGGCAACGGCGGGCAAAAAAGATTTTTACTCACCCGATCAGTTGCTCAAACAGCATCCGATGGAAAAATAA
- the eboE gene encoding metabolite traffic protein EboE: MKTALGHLGYCTNIHTGETWTDHFTALQQAIPALKQRLSPEAPLGIGLRLSDIASEELEQPENLVAFQHWLTQNDCYVFTMNGFPFGGFHNTVVKDQVHTPDWTTEARVEYTKRLFRILSVLLPVDELGNAIQGGVSTSPLSYRHWFEWEQPAARDYIFSLTTQNVLEVVAELIHLRKQTDRLMHLDLEPEPDGVIETADEFIAWFTDYLLPMGIEQLTAQFGLTDEEAEARICEHVRLCYDVCHFAVGYERPAEVLDKLKKYGLRVGKIQVSAALKAEFPNDQAGKEQVRKAFEQFNESTYLHQVVARTQAGDLLRFPDLPEALAGFTDAQAEWRAHFHVPLFVADYGLLKSTQDDIREVLQLQAERHFTNQLEVETYTWGVLPDELKLNLVDSIEREMKWVIDQLD, from the coding sequence ATGAAAACAGCGCTTGGACACCTCGGTTACTGCACCAATATCCATACGGGCGAAACCTGGACCGATCACTTTACGGCACTTCAACAGGCAATTCCGGCGCTGAAACAACGACTGTCGCCCGAGGCTCCCCTCGGCATTGGTCTGCGCCTGTCGGATATTGCCAGTGAAGAACTCGAACAACCCGAAAACCTGGTTGCCTTTCAGCACTGGCTGACGCAAAACGATTGCTATGTGTTTACCATGAATGGCTTTCCGTTCGGCGGTTTCCACAATACGGTTGTGAAAGATCAGGTGCATACGCCCGACTGGACTACCGAAGCACGGGTCGAGTACACAAAACGATTGTTCCGGATTTTGTCGGTACTGTTACCCGTCGATGAGCTAGGCAATGCCATTCAGGGTGGGGTGTCAACATCGCCCCTGTCCTATCGGCATTGGTTCGAGTGGGAGCAACCTGCTGCCCGCGATTACATTTTTTCGCTGACAACCCAGAATGTTCTCGAAGTCGTTGCCGAACTGATTCATCTCCGCAAACAGACCGACCGACTTATGCACCTCGATCTGGAACCAGAACCCGATGGAGTTATTGAAACGGCCGACGAGTTTATTGCCTGGTTTACGGATTATCTGTTGCCGATGGGTATCGAACAACTGACCGCTCAATTCGGCCTCACCGACGAAGAGGCCGAAGCCCGCATTTGCGAACATGTGCGCTTATGTTACGACGTGTGCCATTTTGCGGTTGGATATGAGCGCCCTGCCGAAGTGCTCGATAAACTCAAAAAATATGGCCTTCGGGTTGGTAAAATTCAGGTGAGCGCGGCTTTAAAAGCTGAGTTTCCCAACGACCAGGCCGGAAAAGAACAGGTTCGGAAAGCCTTTGAGCAATTTAACGAATCTACCTATCTGCACCAGGTTGTAGCCCGGACACAAGCCGGTGACCTGCTGCGTTTTCCGGATTTGCCCGAAGCACTGGCGGGCTTTACTGATGCGCAGGCCGAGTGGAGGGCTCATTTCCATGTCCCCCTGTTTGTTGCTGATTATGGCCTATTGAAATCGACGCAGGATGATATTCGGGAGGTATTGCAATTGCAGGCCGAACGACACTTTACGAACCAACTGGAAGTTGAAACCTATACATGGGGTGTCTTGCCCGACGAACTGAAACTGAATCTGGTCGATTCAATTGAGCGGGAAATGAAGTGGGTGATCGATCAGCTAGACTAA
- a CDS encoding nucleotide pyrophosphatase/phosphodiesterase family protein, producing MQKTVVLDVVGLSYSLIGEHTPFLKQWFANKHQATIDPMLPALTTSVQSTYVTGKWPSETGIVGNGWYDRTDSEVKFWKQSNKLVAGEKIWERARKVDPNFTVSKMFWWYNMYSTADFSATPRPQYPSDGLKIPDCYTHPGDLRDRLQKELGTFPLFQFWGPATTIKSSRWIADASMLVDKWHHPTLTLIYLPHLDYCLQKFGQDFAKIANDLREIDEVCRDLIQYYEKEGAEVIVLSEYGITNVSNPIHINRMFREAGLIRYREERGLEMFDAGASPAFATPDHQIAHVYINDPSVFDNVRTMLENTPGIELVLDKEQQKQYHIDHERSGDLVVVADANSWFTYYYWLDDARAPDYARLVAIHQKPGYDPVEMFMDQTNPFIKLRAGYKLGRKLLGFRYLMDVISLDATLVKGSHGRIGTAREHHPVFVSSRNVGNSLMATDVYDQIWNTLSAEVRQKQTS from the coding sequence ATGCAAAAGACTGTAGTACTCGACGTTGTTGGATTGTCGTACTCGCTGATTGGCGAGCACACGCCCTTTCTGAAACAATGGTTTGCCAATAAACATCAGGCAACCATTGATCCGATGCTTCCGGCACTGACAACGTCCGTACAGTCTACGTATGTGACGGGAAAATGGCCCAGCGAAACCGGTATTGTTGGCAATGGCTGGTATGATCGGACCGATTCGGAAGTGAAATTCTGGAAACAGTCCAATAAGCTCGTCGCCGGTGAAAAAATATGGGAGCGTGCCCGAAAAGTAGATCCGAATTTTACGGTTTCAAAAATGTTCTGGTGGTACAATATGTACTCGACTGCTGATTTTTCGGCTACCCCACGCCCACAATACCCGTCTGATGGCCTGAAAATTCCCGATTGCTATACCCACCCCGGCGACCTGCGCGATCGATTGCAGAAAGAGCTTGGCACATTTCCGCTGTTTCAGTTCTGGGGGCCAGCAACAACCATTAAAAGTTCGCGCTGGATTGCCGATGCGTCCATGCTGGTCGACAAGTGGCACCATCCCACCCTCACGCTGATTTATCTGCCGCATCTGGATTATTGCCTGCAAAAATTTGGGCAGGATTTTGCGAAAATTGCCAACGATCTGCGCGAAATCGACGAGGTCTGCCGCGACCTGATTCAGTATTACGAAAAAGAAGGAGCCGAAGTTATTGTGCTGTCTGAGTACGGCATCACCAACGTAAGCAACCCCATTCACATTAACCGGATGTTCCGCGAAGCCGGGCTGATCCGGTATCGCGAAGAACGCGGGCTTGAAATGTTCGATGCCGGTGCATCGCCCGCCTTTGCTACGCCCGACCATCAGATTGCACACGTTTACATCAACGATCCGTCGGTGTTCGATAACGTGAGGACAATGCTGGAAAATACACCGGGTATCGAACTCGTGTTGGACAAAGAACAGCAGAAACAATATCACATCGATCACGAACGCTCCGGCGATCTGGTTGTTGTGGCCGATGCCAATAGCTGGTTTACCTACTACTACTGGCTCGACGATGCCCGCGCTCCGGATTATGCCCGGCTGGTGGCGATTCATCAGAAACCCGGCTACGACCCGGTTGAGATGTTTATGGATCAGACCAATCCATTCATAAAGCTCAGAGCAGGCTATAAGCTAGGACGTAAACTGCTTGGTTTCCGCTACCTGATGGATGTAATTTCGCTGGATGCTACACTCGTCAAAGGCTCACATGGGCGCATTGGTACGGCACGTGAGCACCATCCGGTATTTGTGAGTAGCCGAAACGTTGGTAACTCCCTGATGGCTACAGACGTATACGATCAGATCTGGAATACGCTTTCGGCCGAAGTGCGTCAAAAACAGACGAGCTAA
- a CDS encoding Rieske (2Fe-2S) protein, with protein MMHKTTESIDRLTFLKQLGLKGSALVAFYCAGTLSSCTQSGSNDPAPASSSSSSGSTTTGSSTTSSGITLDLTSAAYSKLTTVGNYAYTGNILVAHIKDGSYIALSKICTHEGSTVQYVSKNNNIYCPNHGATFSTTGAVTGAPASRALTQYKVTLSTDGKSLLIAT; from the coding sequence ATGATGCATAAAACCACCGAATCAATTGATCGACTGACGTTTCTGAAACAGTTAGGCTTAAAGGGAAGCGCTTTGGTTGCGTTCTACTGCGCCGGGACGTTAAGTTCCTGTACGCAATCGGGCAGTAATGATCCTGCTCCAGCTTCTTCGTCCAGTTCATCGGGTAGCACAACCACGGGTTCCAGCACTACATCGTCGGGTATTACACTCGATTTAACATCGGCAGCGTATTCGAAATTGACAACGGTTGGCAACTATGCCTATACCGGCAATATTCTGGTGGCGCATATTAAGGATGGAAGCTATATTGCACTGTCGAAAATATGTACACACGAAGGCTCGACGGTACAGTACGTTTCTAAGAACAACAATATTTATTGCCCTAACCACGGCGCTACGTTTAGCACTACCGGAGCCGTTACGGGCGCTCCGGCCAGCCGTGCGCTTACGCAGTATAAAGTTACGTTAAGTACCGACGGCAAAAGTCTGCTTATTGCTACGTAG
- a CDS encoding sugar phosphate isomerase/epimerase family protein, translated as MPTLQSCPVGFNLLAWSAPISEKMYPMTERLKKIGYDGIECFIDYQDASAYKQFGDHLQQLGLQSTAVMVMSPEENPASPSQTIREQGLNRLKQAIDQAHAMGATVICGPMHSAFATFSRREPQPDEYAYSAEVLHAAGDYAQQAGIVLAPEALNRFECYLCNTMAQLAELIRQTDHPTVRAMFDTHHANMEEKRFPDAIRTIAPVLAHVHISENDRGTPGAGHIPWDDTFATLAEINYTGWMTIEAFSRNDIDFANSINVWREYNDPWDIAENGYTFIKTMQAKYAGQLV; from the coding sequence ATGCCTACGTTACAATCTTGTCCGGTTGGTTTCAATTTGCTGGCCTGGTCAGCGCCTATATCCGAAAAAATGTATCCAATGACGGAGCGCCTGAAAAAAATCGGTTACGATGGCATCGAATGCTTTATCGATTATCAGGACGCTTCGGCCTATAAACAGTTTGGCGATCATTTACAGCAACTGGGCTTGCAAAGTACCGCCGTAATGGTCATGAGTCCCGAAGAAAATCCGGCCAGCCCGTCGCAGACAATTCGTGAGCAGGGGCTGAACCGGCTTAAGCAAGCCATCGACCAGGCACATGCCATGGGCGCTACGGTCATTTGTGGCCCCATGCATTCGGCTTTTGCTACGTTCTCCCGGCGCGAACCGCAACCCGACGAATATGCATATAGTGCCGAAGTGCTCCATGCCGCTGGCGACTATGCCCAACAGGCAGGTATTGTACTCGCTCCCGAAGCCCTGAACCGGTTTGAATGCTATCTCTGCAATACAATGGCTCAACTGGCCGAACTGATTCGCCAAACCGACCACCCAACTGTTCGGGCCATGTTCGATACGCACCATGCCAACATGGAAGAGAAGCGGTTCCCGGATGCGATACGCACCATTGCTCCTGTACTGGCACACGTTCATATCAGCGAGAACGACCGCGGAACGCCCGGTGCCGGACATATCCCCTGGGACGACACCTTCGCTACACTGGCAGAAATCAACTATACCGGCTGGATGACCATTGAAGCCTTCAGCCGAAACGACATCGATTTTGCCAACAGCATCAACGTCTGGCGCGAATACAACGATCCGTGGGACATTGCCGAAAATGGCTATACATTCATAAAAACCATGCAGGCTAAATATGCTGGCCAACTGGTTTAG